One genomic region from Sulfurimonas sp. encodes:
- a CDS encoding Fic family protein has protein sequence MQEFIPNNLPLEIDIETKAILKKSIKANKALAKLNGVAKIIPNQAILINSLILQEAKDSSEIENIITTHDELFQSGLDMSSISHATKEVQSYSRALLKGFDLVREHSLLLTRHIVDIQEELEGNVAGIRKQAGTVLKNQATGEVIHTPPQDEATIRILLDNLEQYMNTEDDVDPLIKMAVIHYQFESIHPFYDGNGRTGRIINILYLILNDLLDLPILYLSSYIIKHKADYYRLLQEVRTKDAWHEWILYMLDGVEYIALGQIQLINDIKELMDSTKEKLRIELPKIYSKDLLEVLFIHPYTKIDMLVNTLYLHRDTASRHLKAIEKIGILKSVKIKNSKYFVNIKLFELLQKGMS, from the coding sequence ATGCAAGAATTTATACCAAATAACTTACCATTAGAGATTGACATTGAAACAAAAGCTATTCTTAAAAAATCTATCAAAGCGAATAAAGCGCTTGCAAAACTTAATGGTGTGGCTAAAATTATTCCTAATCAAGCGATTTTAATAAACTCATTGATTTTACAAGAAGCAAAAGATAGTTCAGAGATTGAAAATATCATTACGACTCATGACGAGCTTTTTCAATCAGGTTTAGATATGTCAAGTATTTCTCATGCTACAAAAGAGGTACAAAGTTACAGTAGGGCATTGCTTAAGGGTTTTGACTTGGTTCGTGAGCATTCTCTGCTTCTAACTCGTCATATCGTTGATATTCAAGAAGAGCTTGAGGGCAATGTCGCTGGTATACGAAAACAAGCTGGAACAGTTCTCAAAAACCAAGCAACTGGTGAAGTGATTCATACTCCACCTCAAGACGAAGCGACAATTAGAATACTTCTTGATAATCTTGAACAGTATATGAATACTGAAGACGACGTGGATCCTCTTATAAAAATGGCAGTTATTCATTATCAGTTTGAATCTATTCACCCATTTTATGACGGTAATGGTAGAACAGGTAGGATTATCAACATTTTATACCTTATTTTAAATGACCTTTTGGATCTTCCTATTTTATATTTGAGTAGTTATATTATAAAACATAAAGCTGACTACTATAGACTTTTACAAGAGGTGAGAACCAAAGACGCTTGGCATGAGTGGATCTTATATATGCTTGACGGTGTTGAGTATATTGCACTAGGGCAAATTCAACTTATCAATGATATTAAAGAGCTTATGGATAGTACAAAAGAGAAGTTAAGAATAGAATTGCCTAAAATATATTCCAAAGATTTATTAGAAGTACTTTTTATTCACCCATATACCAAGATTGATATGTTAGTAAATACTCTTTACTTACATAGAGATACTGCTAGTAGACATTTAAAAGCTATTGAAAAAATAGGAATACTTAAGAGTGTGAAAATTAAAAATAGTAAATATTTTGTCAATATAAAATTATTTGAATTGCTCCAAAAAGGTATGTCGTAA
- a CDS encoding nucleotide-binding domain-containing protein encodes MQQVGFFTQFMNDEVNLNPARIKILNQKRTTIQTFIQNSDSFKDMYIDMFSQGSYKHKTIIKPPKANKEFDADILLHLEPSEAWEYNPKMYINELFNIFKTTDRYKDIVIKNTRCITLNYVGNFHVDIVPIVKRKGHFYIINKYDNMFEKTNPIEYINWLISKNQDSNYQLRKVIRLFKYIRDIKQTFTAKSILLNTMLANQVYQTDSAEKYINLPTSFKLIINRLNDFLQANYFMPNIHNPKMPEENFMRNWTQEQYLNFRKIIFSYTEKTNDAYNEEDKKKSIKKWKSVFGSKFPEFTRSTKLEASNENYSSEEEFITDIVDSVSLDYKLKINCMVKGQNGIRDMLLNMVPILRAEKKLEFFIESLDSDITIGYEIYWKVKNEGNEAKKANKLRGSIFKGKKSHIEPTKYKGRHYVECYLIKDRILIATDRIDVPIEIG; translated from the coding sequence ATGCAACAGGTAGGTTTTTTTACTCAATTTATGAATGACGAAGTGAATCTTAATCCAGCTAGGATTAAAATTTTAAATCAAAAAAGAACAACTATTCAAACATTCATACAAAATAGTGATTCTTTTAAAGATATGTATATAGATATGTTTTCACAAGGATCATATAAACATAAGACTATTATAAAGCCACCAAAAGCGAATAAAGAGTTTGACGCAGATATTTTACTTCACTTAGAACCTTCTGAAGCATGGGAATATAATCCTAAAATGTATATAAACGAGCTTTTTAATATATTTAAGACTACTGATAGGTATAAAGATATAGTTATAAAAAACACTCGTTGTATCACTTTGAATTATGTAGGTAACTTCCATGTTGATATTGTCCCAATTGTTAAGAGAAAAGGTCATTTTTATATCATAAATAAATATGATAATATGTTTGAAAAAACAAACCCAATTGAATACATAAATTGGTTAATCTCTAAAAATCAAGATAGTAATTATCAGTTACGTAAAGTGATAAGACTTTTTAAATATATTAGAGATATTAAACAAACTTTTACTGCAAAATCTATACTCTTAAATACAATGTTAGCTAATCAAGTTTATCAAACTGATTCAGCAGAAAAATATATAAATCTACCTACCTCTTTTAAATTGATTATAAATAGGCTAAATGATTTTTTACAAGCGAATTATTTTATGCCAAATATACATAATCCAAAAATGCCAGAAGAAAATTTTATGAGAAATTGGACTCAAGAACAATATCTTAATTTCAGAAAAATAATTTTTTCATATACAGAAAAAACTAACGACGCTTATAATGAAGAAGATAAGAAAAAAAGTATCAAAAAATGGAAGTCTGTATTTGGGAGTAAATTTCCTGAGTTTACTAGAAGTACTAAGCTTGAAGCAAGCAATGAGAACTATTCGTCTGAAGAAGAGTTTATAACAGACATAGTGGATTCAGTATCTTTAGACTATAAATTAAAAATTAACTGTATGGTTAAAGGACAAAATGGAATTAGAGATATGCTTCTAAATATGGTTCCTATTTTAAGAGCAGAGAAAAAACTAGAATTTTTTATTGAGAGTTTGGATTCAGATATTACTATTGGATATGAAATCTATTGGAAAGTGAAGAATGAAGGTAATGAAGCTAAAAAGGCTAATAAACTAAGAGGCTCCATTTTTAAAGGCAAGAAAAGTCATATAGAACCCACTAAGTATAAGGGAAGACATTATGTTGAATGTTATCTTATAAAAGACAGGATATTGATAGCTACGGATAGGATTGACGTACCTATAGAAATAGGATAA
- a CDS encoding CBASS cGAMP-activated phospholipase, producing MSHNFRILSIDGGGIRGIYSALILKEIEDKFEIKIHEHFDLIAGTSTGSILASALAIDIPLSEVIDLYKNEGSQIFNFRKLGFMGLFKSRYRSDHLKKLLEEKFQNKTLSDPSIKTRLLIPTTDISNGDVHIIKSYYISEFKCDKDRKIQDAVLSSCSAPLYFNPNRMENYLLADGGLWANNPSLVALTEGMGKIKKTGNIEKITLDNTKLLSIGTGIGHKYYDIKHSDSDSWGFLRKWNSSKLIDTILNLQSINVHNTVNFMLPADNYLRINFESDTDLSLDSVKIISQLEAKAAKDFTHNSDNILKLLGIKV from the coding sequence TTGAGCCATAATTTTAGAATTTTATCTATTGACGGGGGAGGAATAAGAGGAATTTATTCTGCTCTAATTTTAAAAGAAATAGAAGATAAATTTGAAATTAAAATTCATGAGCATTTTGATTTAATAGCTGGTACAAGTACAGGCTCAATACTTGCGTCTGCACTTGCTATAGATATTCCATTGAGTGAAGTTATAGATTTATATAAAAATGAAGGCTCCCAAATATTTAACTTTCGTAAACTAGGATTTATGGGATTATTTAAAAGTCGCTATAGAAGCGATCATTTAAAAAAATTGTTAGAAGAAAAGTTTCAAAATAAAACATTGTCAGATCCTTCAATTAAAACAAGGCTCTTAATCCCTACAACTGATATATCTAATGGAGACGTTCATATAATAAAGTCATATTACATAAGTGAATTTAAATGTGATAAAGATAGAAAAATTCAAGACGCAGTTTTATCTTCTTGTTCTGCACCTTTATATTTTAATCCTAATAGAATGGAAAACTACTTGTTAGCAGACGGTGGTTTGTGGGCAAACAATCCTTCTTTGGTTGCATTAACTGAAGGCATGGGAAAAATCAAAAAAACAGGTAATATTGAAAAAATCACCTTGGATAACACTAAGCTTCTTTCTATTGGCACAGGTATAGGACATAAGTATTATGATATTAAGCATTCAGATAGTGATAGTTGGGGATTTCTAAGGAAATGGAATAGTAGTAAACTGATTGATACAATTTTGAATTTACAGTCAATTAATGTTCATAATACTGTAAACTTTATGTTACCAGCAGATAACTATTTAAGAATAAATTTTGAATCAGATACTGATTTGTCATTAGACAGTGTTAAAATAATATCTCAGCTTGAAGCTAAAGCGGCTAAAGACTTTACTCATAACAGTGATAATATTTTAAAGCTATTGGGGATAAAGGTTTAG
- the flgA gene encoding flagellar basal body P-ring formation chaperone FlgA: MLTKFIFFILLTSQIYANHALKSTYYINSNEIYLSTLIENSSKNVILYNIPSSRHTKKVSSKELLNRLKKHGYTDITLKSKYVKFIIKSPIDTSKIASFIKNHYLNKYEIINITKVEILPRSYLASLPDEYSIYIQSKSHLSKSDLVSIKTPKNKKIFFNYNIYAKLPVYFSKEKIKKNTELSGINITKKSIILDKFMAKPLQNLQPHTFESKYNIKNNKIITFKDIQKLSLVKKNSFVNISLNKNNMSISFNALALDNGKLNSIIRVQKSNGKRIKVIVTGRNQAEIR; this comes from the coding sequence ATGTTAACCAAATTTATTTTTTTTATTTTACTAACTTCTCAAATATATGCAAATCATGCTCTAAAAAGCACCTATTACATAAATTCAAACGAAATATACTTATCTACCTTAATTGAAAATAGTTCTAAAAATGTGATTTTATATAACATTCCTTCAAGCAGGCACACAAAAAAAGTAAGTTCCAAAGAATTATTAAATAGATTAAAAAAACATGGATATACAGATATTACATTAAAGAGTAAATATGTTAAATTTATTATTAAAAGTCCCATCGACACTTCAAAAATTGCTTCATTTATAAAAAATCATTATTTAAACAAGTATGAAATCATAAATATCACAAAAGTAGAAATTCTTCCTAGAAGTTATTTAGCATCGCTACCTGACGAGTATAGTATCTACATACAGTCAAAAAGTCATCTCTCTAAAAGTGATTTAGTTAGTATAAAAACACCAAAAAATAAAAAAATATTTTTTAATTACAATATTTATGCAAAACTTCCAGTTTACTTTTCAAAAGAAAAAATAAAAAAAAATACTGAACTATCAGGTATAAATATCACAAAAAAGAGTATAATATTAGATAAATTTATGGCAAAGCCTTTACAAAACTTACAGCCACACACTTTTGAAAGTAAATACAATATAAAAAATAATAAAATTATAACTTTTAAAGATATACAAAAATTAAGCTTAGTAAAGAAAAACTCTTTCGTAAACATAAGCCTAAATAAAAATAATATGTCAATTAGCTTTAACGCCTTAGCCTTAGATAATGGGAAGTTAAATAGTATTATAAGAGTTCAAAAGTCAAATGGAAAAAGAATAAAAGTTATAGTAACAGGTAGAAATCAAGCGGAGATTAGATGA
- a CDS encoding UbiX family flavin prenyltransferase, which yields MRKVVIAISGASGVNLGLKALELLPKDLDKHFIMTKNSNIVLEKENNIIVHDNENISASVASGSFGVDAMLIAPCSMNTLAKIACGISDNLVTRCASVMIKEQKTLILAPREMPFSAIALENMQKLAQLGVIIAPPVMAYYSEQQTLDEMENFIIGKWFDLLGIQNNLYKRWE from the coding sequence ATGAGAAAAGTTGTTATTGCAATTAGTGGAGCGAGTGGAGTAAACTTAGGTTTAAAAGCTTTAGAACTGCTTCCAAAAGACCTTGATAAACATTTCATAATGACAAAAAATTCAAATATTGTTTTAGAAAAAGAAAACAATATTATAGTACACGACAATGAAAATATCTCAGCAAGCGTAGCATCTGGGTCTTTTGGCGTAGATGCTATGCTAATTGCACCATGTAGCATGAATACCCTTGCAAAAATTGCTTGTGGAATTTCTGATAATCTTGTAACAAGATGTGCAAGTGTAATGATAAAAGAACAAAAAACACTCATTTTAGCTCCAAGAGAGATGCCGTTTTCTGCTATTGCTTTAGAAAATATGCAAAAACTAGCACAATTAGGAGTCATCATAGCTCCTCCTGTTATGGCATACTACTCGGAACAACAAACATTAGATGAAATGGAAAATTTCATTATTGGTAAATGGTTTGACCTTCTTGGAATACAAAATAATTTATATAAACGATGGGAATAA
- the coaD gene encoding pantetheine-phosphate adenylyltransferase, whose translation MKTHKIALYPGTFDPITNGHFDIIERALKLFDEVIIAVAISVDKKPMFTLNERIEMTKEAIKGLENISVVGFDNLTVELAKERGATILIRGLRAISDFEFELQLGYLNNSLDDSIETVYLMPKLKHAFISSSSVRNLLKFNAKTEHLLPKKVQEIIGSMNSCTLR comes from the coding sequence ATGAAAACTCATAAAATCGCTCTATATCCTGGGACTTTTGACCCAATAACTAATGGTCACTTTGACATAATAGAAAGAGCTCTAAAGCTTTTTGATGAAGTTATTATTGCTGTTGCAATATCAGTAGATAAAAAACCTATGTTTACGCTCAATGAACGCATAGAAATGACGAAGGAAGCCATAAAAGGGCTTGAAAATATAAGTGTTGTTGGTTTTGATAATCTAACTGTTGAGTTAGCAAAAGAGCGTGGGGCAACTATTCTTATTCGCGGATTAAGAGCAATAAGTGATTTTGAGTTTGAACTACAACTTGGTTATCTTAACAACTCTTTAGATGATTCTATTGAAACTGTTTATCTTATGCCAAAACTTAAACATGCTTTTATAAGTTCATCAAGTGTACGAAACCTTTTAAAATTCAATGCTAAAACAGAGCACCTCCTTCCAAAAAAGGTACAAGAAATCATAGGGAGTATGAACTCATGTACATTGCGATAG
- the tmk gene encoding dTMP kinase gives MYIAIEGIDTSGKSTQIQMLRKHFPDAIITKEPGGTEIGEKIRDIVLSAKAKSKKAEFLLFLADRAEHIQEVVEPNLDKVIISDRSVVSGVAYALIQDEISQTAILHLNRFATNGIYPQKVFLLKLTKEELEFRLSQKELDGIELRGSEYLLEIQNSIIEAAKLLKLDLITIDATKSIEDITKIILDNMKEMDD, from the coding sequence ATGTACATTGCGATAGAGGGCATCGATACATCTGGCAAAAGTACGCAAATACAGATGCTACGCAAACATTTTCCAGATGCTATAATCACCAAAGAACCAGGTGGCACAGAAATTGGCGAAAAAATTAGAGATATAGTTTTAAGTGCAAAAGCCAAAAGTAAAAAAGCAGAATTTTTACTTTTTTTAGCAGATAGAGCAGAACATATACAAGAAGTTGTTGAGCCAAATCTAGATAAAGTTATCATATCAGACAGAAGTGTTGTTAGTGGTGTTGCTTATGCTTTGATTCAAGATGAGATAAGCCAAACTGCGATATTGCATCTAAATAGATTTGCAACTAATGGCATCTATCCTCAAAAAGTTTTTCTTTTAAAGCTTACCAAAGAAGAGCTAGAGTTTAGACTTTCACAAAAAGAGCTAGATGGAATAGAACTTAGAGGTTCGGAGTATCTATTAGAGATTCAAAATTCCATCATAGAGGCTGCAAAGCTCCTAAAACTGGACTTAATAACAATAGATGCAACAAAAAGTATAGAAGATATAACAAAAATAATACTAGACAACATGAAGGAAATGGATGATTAA
- the hisS gene encoding histidine--tRNA ligase has product MIKSLRGMNDILSEDYQRFTYFIDTATKIAQNYGYHFIETPLLEETALFKRSVGESSDIVGKEMYQFIDKGKNDVCLRPEGTAGVVRAFIQKKLDKAGGTHRFFYHGPMFRYERPQKGRLREFHQFGVESFGVDSVYEDATMIMMVADILQTLGIGYKLQLNSLGDNNCMPQYRESLISFLDLHENNICEDCKRRKNTNPIRVLDCKNENCQNLYKDAPKLLNNLCEGCEDDFSALKKILQDNDIEYEIDTNLVRGLDYYSKTAFEFVSDNIGSQSAIAGGGRYDRLVEFLDGRPTPAVGFAMGIERLMELIVMPDTFREGYYIGAMDVEAVDLVVRLAQSKRKTVKTTIDYKAKNLQKHLKAADKANARFCCIIGSNELKDNTIWMKNLEDKTEKTINIGDFK; this is encoded by the coding sequence ATGATTAAATCACTAAGAGGAATGAATGATATTTTAAGTGAAGACTATCAAAGATTTACTTACTTCATAGACACAGCAACTAAGATAGCACAAAACTATGGTTACCACTTTATAGAAACACCTCTTCTTGAAGAAACAGCACTTTTTAAGCGTTCAGTTGGAGAAAGTAGTGATATCGTTGGAAAAGAGATGTATCAGTTTATAGACAAAGGTAAGAATGATGTTTGTCTTCGTCCAGAAGGAACAGCTGGAGTAGTTCGTGCATTTATACAAAAAAAGCTTGATAAAGCTGGTGGCACTCATAGATTTTTTTATCACGGACCTATGTTTCGCTATGAGCGACCTCAAAAAGGAAGACTTAGAGAGTTTCATCAGTTTGGTGTTGAGAGTTTTGGAGTAGATAGTGTTTATGAAGATGCTACTATGATAATGATGGTTGCGGACATCTTACAAACTCTTGGGATTGGGTACAAACTTCAACTAAACTCCTTAGGCGATAACAACTGTATGCCTCAATATCGTGAATCTCTAATCTCATTTTTAGACTTACACGAAAATAATATATGCGAAGACTGTAAAAGAAGAAAAAATACAAATCCTATAAGAGTTCTTGATTGTAAAAATGAAAATTGTCAAAACTTATATAAAGATGCTCCAAAGCTTTTAAATAATCTTTGTGAAGGTTGTGAAGATGATTTTAGTGCTCTTAAGAAAATCTTACAAGATAATGACATAGAGTATGAAATAGATACAAACTTAGTAAGAGGGCTTGATTACTATTCTAAAACAGCTTTTGAGTTTGTGAGTGATAACATAGGAAGTCAAAGTGCAATCGCAGGTGGTGGACGATACGACAGACTTGTTGAGTTTTTAGATGGTCGCCCTACTCCTGCTGTTGGTTTTGCTATGGGGATAGAAAGGTTAATGGAACTCATCGTTATGCCTGATACTTTTAGAGAAGGTTATTATATTGGCGCGATGGATGTAGAAGCTGTTGATTTGGTTGTAAGACTTGCTCAAAGTAAAAGAAAAACAGTTAAAACTACTATTGACTACAAAGCTAAGAACTTACAAAAGCATTTAAAAGCAGCAGACAAAGCAAATGCAAGATTTTGCTGTATAATAGGTTCAAATGAATTAAAAGACAATACTATTTGGATGAAAAATTTAGAAGATAAAACAGAAAAGACAATTAATATAGGGGATTTTAAATGA
- the speA gene encoding biosynthetic arginine decarboxylase: MENFGLDVWSNKNYIIENSEIKLNYKSMPSILEIIKKIRSNDVRGPILLRFPHLIKKQIKNLYSYFHKAIKENNYQGSFNAVFPLKVNQFPWAVDAITKQGAEFNYGLEAGSKAELVLAMSQSKLKSNITVNGFKDKEMITLGFIAAQSGHNITITIEGLGELKTILEVARESSLRVPNIGIRVKLHSSGSGIWAKSGGMDSKFGLTSTEIIKAISLLKESNLLNYFTMLHFHIGSQMTDIAPLKKALREAGNIYAELKKMGASSLCSINIGGGLAVEYDQHTHTKSHNYSIEEFSSSVVFLLKEIMNVKNVAHPNIFTESGRYIAASHCVLVAPVLELFTQDYQESLLNLKEKNPPLIEELEDLNKSLNNKNAIEYLHDALDHMESLFTLFDLGYIDLQDRSNAEILVHNIIKKALYLTHTHNNDELKQLQVKLQERYLVNVSIFQSLPDYWGLKQHFPIMPIHHLNSTPRRAASLWDITCDSDGEICFDPQKPLYLHDINLNEEDYFLAFFNVGAYQETLGMNHNLFTHPSEYTIKIDDEGYKIQNSFESKNILQILKSIGYNENNILQKLKQDLLSSNFITEKEKNDTLAKLETFVEQNGYLRTTN; this comes from the coding sequence TTGGAAAATTTTGGGTTAGATGTATGGTCAAATAAAAACTATATAATTGAAAATTCTGAGATAAAACTAAATTACAAAAGTATGCCTTCTATACTTGAAATAATTAAAAAGATTCGTTCAAATGATGTAAGAGGACCTATCTTACTTAGGTTTCCTCACTTAATAAAAAAACAAATAAAAAATTTATATTCATATTTTCACAAAGCAATAAAAGAAAATAATTATCAAGGTAGCTTTAATGCTGTCTTCCCTCTAAAAGTAAATCAATTCCCATGGGCCGTAGATGCCATAACTAAACAAGGTGCTGAGTTTAACTATGGACTCGAAGCAGGCAGTAAAGCAGAATTAGTTTTAGCCATGAGTCAATCAAAACTAAAGTCAAACATAACTGTAAATGGTTTTAAAGATAAAGAGATGATTACCCTTGGTTTTATCGCTGCACAAAGTGGACACAATATAACTATAACTATTGAAGGTTTAGGTGAACTAAAAACCATTTTAGAAGTAGCAAGAGAATCTTCTTTGCGTGTACCAAATATAGGTATAAGAGTTAAACTTCACTCTAGCGGAAGTGGCATCTGGGCAAAAAGTGGCGGAATGGACTCTAAGTTTGGTTTAACATCAACAGAAATTATAAAAGCTATTTCTTTGCTAAAAGAGTCAAATTTATTAAACTATTTTACAATGCTTCATTTTCATATTGGCTCACAAATGACAGATATAGCACCACTTAAAAAAGCACTAAGAGAAGCGGGGAATATTTATGCTGAACTTAAAAAAATGGGTGCTTCATCTCTTTGCAGTATAAATATTGGTGGTGGTTTAGCTGTAGAATACGACCAACATACACACACTAAATCTCACAATTACTCAATAGAAGAATTTTCAAGTAGTGTAGTTTTTTTACTTAAAGAGATTATGAATGTAAAAAATGTAGCCCATCCAAATATTTTTACAGAATCTGGAAGATATATTGCTGCATCTCATTGTGTTTTAGTAGCACCTGTGCTAGAGTTATTTACTCAAGATTATCAAGAAAGCCTTTTAAATTTAAAAGAAAAAAATCCTCCGCTTATAGAAGAGTTAGAAGATTTAAACAAATCATTAAACAATAAAAATGCAATAGAGTATCTTCACGATGCGCTTGATCATATGGAATCACTATTTACTCTTTTTGATTTAGGTTACATAGACCTACAAGACCGCTCTAATGCAGAGATACTTGTTCACAATATCATTAAAAAAGCTCTATATCTAACTCATACTCATAATAATGATGAGCTAAAACAACTACAAGTAAAACTTCAAGAAAGATACCTTGTTAATGTTTCTATTTTCCAAAGCCTACCTGATTACTGGGGTTTGAAACAACATTTTCCTATTATGCCTATCCACCATTTAAACTCAACTCCAAGAAGAGCAGCCTCCTTATGGGATATAACATGTGATAGTGATGGAGAAATTTGTTTTGATCCTCAAAAACCTCTATATCTTCACGACATAAACTTAAATGAAGAAGATTATTTTTTAGCTTTTTTTAATGTTGGAGCTTATCAAGAAACTCTAGGAATGAATCATAATCTTTTTACGCATCCAAGTGAATACACAATAAAGATAGATGACGAGGGTTATAAAATACAAAATAGTTTTGAATCAAAAAATATTTTGCAAATCTTAAAATCAATCGGGTACAACGAAAATAATATTTTACAAAAACTTAAACAAGACTTGTTATCAAGTAATTTTATCACAGAAAAAGAAAAAAATGATACACTTGCAAAACTAGAAACTTTCGTGGAACAAAACGGTTACTTACGAACAACAAATTAA
- the cysE gene encoding serine O-acetyltransferase, with translation MGLYADIREDFSNAYKNDPALNSKIDFLFNYPGVWAIAWYRVAHKLYNSGFTKIARILMGLTQIFTHIDIHPAARIGKRVFIDHGTGVVIGETTIIEDDVLIYQGVTLGGVSLDLGKRHPTIRQGAVLGAGAKILGNIIIGEYAKIGANSVVVKEVPNNATAIGIPAHVIEKGRCNDPFMHNMLPDINKEMFEYLLKRVAILEHVLVKDNTDVLEKDLELEYIYESFIKAMKS, from the coding sequence TTGGGACTTTACGCTGATATAAGAGAAGACTTTTCAAACGCTTACAAAAATGACCCTGCTTTAAACTCAAAAATAGATTTTCTTTTTAACTACCCTGGTGTTTGGGCTATTGCGTGGTATAGAGTTGCACACAAACTTTATAATTCTGGCTTTACAAAAATCGCAAGAATTCTTATGGGTTTAACTCAAATATTTACACATATTGATATTCATCCTGCAGCACGCATTGGTAAAAGAGTTTTTATTGATCATGGTACAGGTGTTGTGATTGGTGAAACAACTATTATAGAAGATGATGTATTAATATATCAAGGAGTGACATTAGGTGGAGTATCTCTTGACTTAGGCAAAAGACATCCTACTATTAGACAAGGTGCTGTTTTAGGTGCTGGAGCTAAAATACTTGGTAATATCATCATAGGAGAATATGCTAAAATCGGTGCAAACTCTGTTGTTGTAAAAGAAGTACCAAATAATGCTACTGCTATTGGAATTCCTGCTCATGTTATAGAAAAAGGTAGATGCAACGACCCTTTTATGCACAATATGCTTCCTGATATAAATAAAGAGATGTTTGAGTATTTACTCAAAAGGGTTGCTATTCTTGAACATGTTTTAGTAAAAGACAATACCGATGTGTTAGAAAAAGATTTAGAGTTAGAATATATCTACGAATCTTTTATTAAAGCCATGAAAAGTTAA